The proteins below are encoded in one region of Apodemus sylvaticus chromosome 13, mApoSyl1.1, whole genome shotgun sequence:
- the LOC127663992 gene encoding transcription factor BTF3 homolog 4-like yields MNQEKLAKLQVQVQIGGKGTARRKKVVHRTTSAGDEKLQSSLKKLAVNNTAGIEEYWTVKRPDQRTLIKRMMMFQIL; encoded by the exons ATGAATCAAGAAAAGTTAGCCAAACTTCAAGTTCAGGTCCAGATAGGGGGCAAGGGGACAGCTCGCAGGAAGAAGGTGGTACACAGGACAACTTCTGCTGGTGACGAAAAGCTTCAGAGTTCACTAAAGAAACTGGCTGTGAACAATACAGCTGGTATTGAAGAG TATTGGACAGTAAAGCGCCCAGACCAGAGGACACTGATAAAGAGGATGATGATGTTCCAGATCTTGTAG